In Thermococcus sp., a single window of DNA contains:
- the acs gene encoding acetate--CoA ligase alpha subunit, which produces MVDPNIEALFRPKSIAVIGASEKPGKIGYAVMRNLVEYGYEGKIYPINVKGVEIEVGGKKFKSYRSILDVPDDVDMAVVIVPAKFVPGVVEECGKKGVKVLPIISSGFGELGPEGKKVEEELVETARRYGMRILGPNIFGVVYTPDKLNATFGPTDVMPGNLALISQSGALGIALMGWTILEKVGLSAVVSIGNKSDIDDADLLEYFETDGNTKAILIYMEGVTDGRKFMEAARKVSMEKPIIIIKAGRSERGAKAAASHTGSLAGSDKIYEAAFKQSGVLRALTIGEAFDLARTLSNLPEPEGENVVILTNGGGIGVMATDAAEEEGLHLYDNLEDLKVFANHMPPFGSYKNPVDLTGMAGAEGYDGAIRDALANPNMHAIAVLYCQTAVLDPRDLAKIVIREYNESGRKKPLVVAIVGGIEAKEAIDMLNEEGIPAYPEPERAVKSLAALYRWSNWKKKQK; this is translated from the coding sequence ATGGTTGACCCAAATATCGAGGCACTTTTCAGGCCGAAGAGCATCGCCGTCATCGGCGCTTCGGAGAAACCGGGCAAGATAGGCTACGCAGTTATGAGGAATCTGGTGGAGTACGGATACGAGGGGAAGATCTATCCGATCAACGTTAAGGGCGTTGAGATTGAGGTCGGCGGAAAGAAGTTCAAGTCCTACAGGAGCATCCTCGACGTTCCCGACGATGTTGATATGGCCGTTGTCATCGTACCGGCCAAGTTCGTGCCGGGGGTCGTTGAGGAGTGCGGCAAGAAGGGTGTTAAGGTGCTCCCGATCATCAGCTCAGGATTCGGCGAGCTCGGCCCGGAGGGCAAGAAGGTCGAGGAGGAACTCGTTGAGACCGCCCGCAGATACGGCATGAGGATCCTCGGCCCGAACATTTTCGGCGTCGTCTACACCCCGGACAAGCTCAACGCTACCTTCGGGCCAACGGACGTCATGCCGGGCAACCTCGCCCTCATCAGTCAGAGCGGAGCCCTGGGCATAGCCCTCATGGGATGGACCATCCTTGAGAAGGTCGGTCTCTCAGCGGTCGTCAGCATAGGAAACAAGAGCGATATCGATGACGCAGATCTCCTTGAGTACTTCGAGACCGATGGGAACACCAAAGCCATTCTCATCTATATGGAGGGTGTTACCGACGGCAGGAAGTTCATGGAGGCTGCGAGAAAGGTCAGTATGGAGAAGCCGATCATCATCATCAAGGCCGGAAGGAGTGAACGCGGTGCCAAGGCCGCCGCAAGCCACACCGGCTCACTCGCTGGAAGCGACAAGATATACGAGGCGGCATTCAAGCAGAGCGGCGTTCTCAGGGCCCTCACTATTGGAGAGGCCTTTGACTTGGCCAGGACCCTGAGCAACCTCCCGGAGCCTGAGGGGGAGAATGTAGTCATCCTCACCAACGGCGGTGGAATCGGAGTAATGGCCACCGATGCCGCCGAGGAGGAGGGCCTGCACCTCTACGACAACCTCGAGGACCTCAAGGTCTTCGCCAACCACATGCCGCCCTTCGGGAGCTACAAGAACCCGGTTGATCTGACGGGTATGGCAGGTGCCGAGGGCTATGATGGAGCCATCAGGGACGCCCTTGCGAACCCGAACATGCACGCCATAGCCGTCCTCTACTGCCAGACGGCAGTGCTCGACCCGCGCGACCTGGCCAAGATCGTCATCCGCGAATACAACGAGAGCGGCAGGAAGAAGCCCCTCGTCGTTGCCATCGTCGGCGGCATAGAGGCCAAGGAAGCCATCGACATGCTCAATGAGGAGGGTATTCCAGCCTACCCGGAGCCGGAAAGGGCGGTCAAGTCCCTCGCGGCGCTCTACAGATGGAGCAACTGGAAGAAGAAGCAGAAGTGA
- a CDS encoding phosphate-starvation-inducible PsiE family protein — translation MRKKLSPAEERILRWMTIAFDAVVIVLGILTMIYVAYLLYDMFLVFIQGPDIENVLHDFLLAVILLEIFELLVLYLREHHVSMRRVAELGVVAIVRKLVITANYNQVGWETLMALAALILALGWVYIQERKRTTQHEEFLLEHGCGSGSLDEG, via the coding sequence ATGAGAAAGAAGCTAAGCCCCGCGGAGGAAAGAATACTGCGGTGGATGACGATTGCATTTGACGCAGTGGTGATAGTGCTCGGGATACTGACGATGATCTACGTTGCCTACCTGCTGTACGATATGTTCTTGGTATTCATTCAGGGACCGGATATTGAAAACGTCCTTCACGACTTCCTTCTGGCGGTTATACTCCTCGAGATATTTGAGCTGCTTGTACTCTACCTCCGGGAACACCATGTCAGCATGCGCAGGGTTGCCGAACTCGGTGTTGTGGCCATAGTAAGAAAGCTTGTCATAACGGCAAACTACAATCAGGTGGGGTGGGAAACCCTGATGGCACTGGCGGCCCTTATACTTGCCCTGGGATGGGTGTATATCCAGGAGAGAAAGCGTACAACTCAGCACGAGGAGTTCCTACTTGAACACGGCTGTGGATCCGGATCCCTCGACGAGGGGTGA
- the fen gene encoding flap endonuclease-1 codes for MGVQIGELVPRKEIELEGLYGRKVAVDAFNAMYQFLSTIRQRDGTPLMDSRGRITSHLSGFFYRTINLMEAGIKPAYVFDGKPPEFKNRELERRREARAEAEEKWHEALEKGNLEEAKKYAQRASRVNEILINDAKELLELMGIPSVQAPSEGEAQAAYMSAQRAVYASASQDYDSLLFGAPRLVRNLTITGRRKLPGKNVYIEVKPEVITLEGVLRELGINREKLIELAILVGTDYNPGGIKGIGPKKALTIVKRAKDPLAKYQKESDVDLYRIKEFFLNPPTTDDYDLRWREPDEEGILKFLCDEHDFSEGRVRNGLERLKKAIEGGKQRTLESWFGR; via the coding sequence ATGGGGGTACAGATAGGGGAGCTCGTGCCGAGGAAGGAGATAGAACTTGAGGGTCTTTACGGTAGGAAGGTCGCCGTCGATGCGTTCAACGCCATGTACCAGTTCCTTTCAACGATCCGCCAGCGCGATGGAACTCCACTGATGGACTCAAGGGGCAGAATAACCTCCCACCTAAGCGGTTTCTTCTACAGAACCATAAACCTGATGGAGGCTGGGATAAAACCGGCTTACGTCTTCGACGGCAAACCCCCGGAGTTTAAAAACCGGGAGCTGGAACGGAGACGCGAGGCCAGGGCAGAAGCGGAGGAGAAGTGGCACGAGGCCCTTGAAAAGGGTAACCTAGAGGAGGCCAAGAAGTACGCACAGAGGGCAAGCAGGGTAAATGAGATCCTGATCAACGACGCCAAAGAACTACTGGAACTCATGGGAATACCCAGCGTCCAAGCCCCCAGCGAGGGGGAGGCGCAGGCTGCGTACATGTCGGCTCAAAGGGCGGTTTATGCATCCGCAAGCCAAGATTACGATTCTTTACTATTCGGCGCTCCAAGGCTGGTCAGGAACCTCACCATAACGGGCAGGAGAAAGCTGCCGGGAAAGAACGTCTACATCGAGGTCAAACCGGAGGTCATAACACTCGAGGGAGTGCTAAGAGAGCTCGGGATCAACAGAGAAAAGCTCATCGAACTTGCAATACTGGTCGGAACGGACTACAACCCTGGAGGCATAAAGGGCATCGGACCGAAGAAGGCGCTGACGATAGTCAAACGCGCGAAGGATCCCCTGGCAAAGTACCAGAAGGAGAGTGATGTCGACCTGTACAGGATAAAGGAGTTCTTCCTGAATCCACCGACTACCGATGACTACGATCTCAGGTGGCGCGAACCAGATGAAGAGGGCATTCTGAAGTTCCTGTGTGATGAACACGATTTCAGTGAAGGGAGGGTAAGAAACGGTCTTGAACGACTCAAAAAAGCCATCGAAGGGGGAAAGCAGAGGACGCTAGAAAGCTGGTTCGGTAGGTGA